A window of Adhaeribacter arboris genomic DNA:
AGTAAAAAATTTCCAGTGCCGCAGCCAATTTGCGTGAGCATCAATACTTACCTGTTCCGGCGACTTCGCGCCGGTTACGCCTTCGTCGGTTGCATAAATCAGGCGGTCCTGGTATTTAATAAAAAAGTCGTGTACTTTCTGCCAATCCGTTACAGCCTGGTATTGGAAGTGCGAAATCCTTTCGGCTAAATCTACCGCCATGTTGGGGTACTTATCCAGTCTTTTGGCCAGTTCGTTCACGTCCCATTCCAAACTAGCTAAATGCGCGCCCACAAACCGCACGTTCGGGTGTTTTTCTAACATGTGATCGCGGGCCCGAATGATCTCTTCGTGCGAAGGATATTCCGGGTGCAGGTACATGTGGTATTGCGGGTGCTCACTGAAGTACTTCTTATCACCGGCCACCGTCATTTTATCCACCGGAAGCCAGGCGTTACGCGGCTCGGCCAGGTGCCCAATTAAGGTAATGTTGCTTTTTTCAATTAAATCAATGATCGGGTCGAATTTGGGGTCGTCGATCATCACGAATTTACCATTTGCATCTTTCAACTCCAGGCCAATGTTTTTCCAGACCTTCACGGCAATCGCGCCCTTGGCGAACGAATCTTTTAAATAAGCCAGCGTTTTTTGTTGCCAGTCGGGTTGGTTGAAACCTTCCAGGGAAAAAGTGGTGGCGTACAGGATATCGTTCGGTTTATCTTTTACCAGGCGCAGGGCCACTTCTTGTTGCTGCGCTACGGGCGGCGAAGAAGGCGAAGCCACGTTAATATTTAAAAATCGGAAATTATCTTTAGCTGCTTGGTTGATGAAAATCGTATCGTACAGCTTAATGTGGACGTGCGAATTAAATTTTTTAATTTTCGCAAAATCCTCGGGACCGTAAAATTCTTCCGTTGCATTACTGGCAACCGCGTTGTTATTGGCGCTTGCTTTTTCGCTTTTGCCCTGGGAACAATTCTGCAAGAAAAATGAAAGAGAACAAAGAAGGACACTTAATTGGATGGACTTTAACAAGTTTTTCATTCGCTAGGCTTTTCGGGTGAATAGTAATTTTCGGGGTGTGCTTTCCTTTTAAAGCCACCCGGTTACAGGTTTTTCAAGTGGCAAGCTGGGCAGATAAAGCATAAATCAGGGTCAGTTCTAAAAAAGGAAAGTACCTTTTAAACCTTACAGCTTTATTTCGGTGTTGCCGCCTTTTACCATGGATATATCCACGGGGGAGTTGGTTTTCCAACTGCCCGCCGTAAAATCTGGCACATCCACGGAATTAGAGCGATTGGCAACGGAAAATTCACTCAAAGGGGCCATGGAACTCCAAAGCACGCCATCGTACACGTCCATGTCCATGGGTAAACCGTTGCGGAAACAGTCTATAATGCGCCAGTTCATTAAAAAATCTTTACCCCCGTGCCCACCTACTTGCTTGGCTAATTCGCCTACTTTTTTAACAATGGCGGGTTGGTATTTTTCTTCTAACGCTTTTACTTCGGCTTCCGGCAGCCAATCTTGGTGGCCGGTAGCAATGCGGCCCGGCAACGGAAATTTTAACGCCGACGCTTTGGTACCACTCACCAAATGAATCCGAGAATACACGCGGGGCGAGGTGACGTCGTGTTGCAGCATAATCGTTCGGCCGCTGTTCGTGCGGATAGTAGTGGTGTTCATGTTGCCCCGGAAAGTTTTGTTGGCGTAGGGTTTAAAAAAGTCGTCAGTAGCAGCTAATTCTTTGGCTTTCGGTCCCATCATAAAATCGTTGCTCGACATGGAAACCAAGTAATCCATTTTATCGCCCCGGTTCACATTCATTATTTGGCAAATAGGCCCTAAGCCATGAGTCGGATATAAATTTCCGTTTCGGTTGGCATTCTGTTTCAACCGCCACATATCTTGGTACTGGGTTTTCGAGAAATTCATGTCGAAGAGATCATGAATGTACGCGCATTCGCCGTGAATAATTTCGCCAAAAAATCCTTGCCGAACCATGTTCAGGGTCATTAATTCAAAAAAGTCGTAACAGTTATTTTCCAGCATCACGCAATGCTTGCGGGTGCGTTCGGAGGTTTCCACTAGCTGCCAGCATTCTTCGAGGGTAGTAGCCGCCGGAATTTCGACGCAAACGTGTTTGCCTTGTTCCATAGCATATAGCGCCATGGGGGTATGCAAGTGCCACGGCGTAGCAATATAAATAACGTCGATATCCTTCCGGTCGCAAACTTTCTTCCATTCTTCTGCACCACTCGTGTATATTTCCGGCTTGTGGCCCAGGCCTTTCATGCGTTTTTGCGCCGCCGTGATGCTTTCGGGCCGCAAATCACACAAGGCTTTTATTTCGACGCCACCCAAAAGACTGGCATTGTTTAAATGCCCGGGACCACGACTACCCAAGCCAATAAAACCCAGCCGTACCGTTTCCATGCCGGGAGCGGCGTAGCCAGTCATGTTGAATACTTGTTTCCGCTCTTTTTTAGAAATAGTACTCGCCGCCGAACTAACTTTTATTTCTTTCGGAGAACATCCGGTTAATAAACCCGCTCCCGCCAGACCGGTAAATTTTAAAAAATCTCTTCGGTTATTTTTCATATCAGAATGCTTATTCGATTAAAAAAATAGGATGTTGATGCTATAATATATTTTAAAAAGTGGTTAACCTTTGTTCCGGAAATTTAAAAAAGTGGCTTTTAATTCTTGCCGGCAAATGGTATTTTACTGACTTACTAATTCATTCTTTACAATTTCTAATTTTTCTTTTACCAGGTTGGTTACGGCCTGAATAGCGGGTGGAAAAACTTTGCGCAAGTCAATTTCGTCGCTTTTTAACAGGTCGGCCTTTAGCTGGTACATGAATATATTTTTAATTTCCGTAGCCAGATTAATTTTACAAATACCCCGTTGAATAGCTTCTTGCAGCATATTGCCGGCTATACCGGAACCGCCGTGTAAGACCAACGCCGCATCGGTAACCGCATGTATCTGGCTCAATCTTTCCAAATCCAGTTGGGGTTCTTCGGTGTAAAAACCATGTGCCGAGCCAATGGCTACTGCCAGCGCATCAATGCCGGTTTCCTGCACAAAAGAATGGGCCTCATCTGGTTCCGTAAAGCCCATTTTTTCTTTGGATTGACCTAGTTTGGCCACGTATCCTAGTTCTGCTTCTACATTGGCGCCGTACTTTTGGGCCAAAGCAACTACCCGTTGCGTTAAGGCAATATTTTCCTGAATGGGTTTTTCACTGGCATCAATCATCACCGAATCGAAACCAGCGTCTAAGCACTGGGCTACTAAATCGTAAGAATCCGAATGATCTAAATGCAGCCAACCTTCTACGCGATGCTCTTGCAAGGCGCTGCGGGCCATTTTTACGGCCACCGGCAAGGTCATGTAATCGATGGAACTTTTGGTTAATTGTAATATAATAGGTTGCTGCATACTGGAGGCAGCTTCCAGTATGCCCTTGAGGGTTTCGTAATTGTAAAAATTGGTGGCCAGTAACGAAGCTTTTTTGGCTTGCATTCTCTGTAATCTCTCTTGTAGTGTCATGTTAGAGGGCATATCCAAATTTTTCCTGAGCAATTCTTTTGATTTTGTTATAGTCGGTAAAAGCCGTGGTACCGCCCGACTCTGTGGTTGAAATTGCGCCGGTGAGATTGCCAAATCGCTGACATTCTTCTAAAGAGGAGCCTTGAATGTATTTGTATATGAAGCCGGCGTTAAAGCTGTCGCCGGCGCCAATAGCATCCACTACCTCTTTATTTAAAAACGACTCCATGGGCAATACTTTGCCTTGACACCAGGAAACGGAACCTTTATTTCCCATTTTAACCAAAACTAAATGGGCGTTTTTGGGTAAAGTGGCCAGCGCCTCCGATAGAGTGTTCGTTTGCGTTAATCGTAATAGTTCTTTTTCGTTGGGTAGAAATACATCTACCAAAGGAAGTAATTCCGTCAGATTGAGATCCCATTTTTCTTGCGGGTCCCATTGGGTATCGAAAGAGGTAGTTAAACCGAGTGACTTAGCCAGCTGAAATAACGTAGGAAGCCCATTTTTTAAACCGGGTTGTAGAAAGTAAGAGGAAAAATGCAGGTGCCTGGCGCGAGCCAAATGTTCCGGTGAAATATCGGTTAACCGCAACTCGTCCATTGCTCCCGGGTGGGTTACCATGGCCCGGTCCTCGTCGAAATTTAAGACTACGGTGAGGCCGGTGTTTAAAGCAGGACTTTGCAGGATTAAGCTAGTATCTACGCCTTTATTCTGCAGGCTTTGTAAAACAACTTTCCCAAACTGATCTTGGCCTATTTTACCGATGAAAGAAACTTTAGCCCCTAAGCTGCTTAAGTTACTGGCAAATATTGCCGAAGAACTGCCCAGCGTCAAGGTCATTTGGTGCGCTAACTTTTCCTTCCCGATTTCCGGAAAAGAATGCATCTGGTTTAAAACCAAATCCACGTTTAGTTCTCCCACTACAATTACATCTATATCTTTCATCGTTTTCTCGCTTCAGGAAACAGAATTGGTTACACTCGTTTTGGCGGACTTATTTATAAGCACTTGTTTTTTTAAAATTTCTACATCTGATTGATAAAGCAACCCCAATTCGGGACGGATGCAGTTGGCGGCCCCACAAGCCACTGCCAGTTGAGCCACTGCTTGAATATCTAGTTCCCGGTTAAAAGCTACGGCTAAGCCCGCCAAGAGGCAATCGCCGCTACCTACCGCGCTGTACACATCTTCTACCGGGCATTGAGCATGTATTAATTCATCGCCTGCAACCAAGTATAAACCATCCGCCCCTGCTGTGACAGCCGCATAGGTACATTGCTTGGCCAGAAGAAAAGCTATTTGTTCCGGTGATTCTTCTTCGAATAATTTTTGACCTTCCCGACGATTTATATGCACCGAAAAAGGTTTTTGAATTAAGGCTTGATTCAACTGTTCACCGGCACAATCCAGAAAGATTTTTTTCCCCGCTTTATTTGCCAATGAAACTAATTGCGCATAAGCATCCACTGGTGCTCCTTTTGGCCAAGAACCACTCATCGTAATACAATCGGCTTTTGGTAAGATTTGAATAAAAGTGTTTCGAAAGCTTTCGAAATCTGCCGACGAGATAGTCGGCCCACTTCCTAATAGCTCCGTATCGTCAAAGTAAGTATCTGATTTAAGGATTAAACATGTTCGGGTCCAATCTTTTAATTCTGGTCCATAACACTCAATACCTTTAGATTCACAATTTTCCTTAACCCATTGGCCCGTTGGGCCGCCCCAAAATCCAAGTAGCATTACTTGCTCCTCTAATTCCGCAACTGCTAATGCTACGTGCACCCCTTTGCCGCCCGGAAACCGCTCTTCTTTTGTAATGCTATTGGCTTGTCCGGCTTGTAACGTGTTTAACCAGGCATACATATCAATAGAAGGATTTGGGCACAGGCACAGGATCATATCAGGAAATTATTTTTGCTGCTTTCGTATTGGAAGATGCATTCGCCATGGCTGGAAGATCAAAGGAATAAATGGTTACTCCCTGCACTACCCGGGTGATAGTGTCGGAGACGGACGGAGAATCTGGCTTTAGTTTTAAATGCAATGCTTTAAAGAAGCCAAGCATCTGGGCCGGCATAACACTACATACAGCTAATAACTCTTCCTCTATTTTATCTGCTCCGTCGGAAAGCTCAATCAAAAGATCTACTTCTAAATTAGAATCTTTCTCTGCCGATTCAATAATTCCAATTCGGTATAATCCTTTTTCTCCATCATTTATGTTATTGATTAGATCAACTTCATATTGATGGACATATTCCCTGTTCGAAAATAAATAGACCAGTAACGTATGAGTATCTATAACCGCTTTGGGACCGTGCCGGAAACCTAAGAAAGAATCATGTTTGCAGATTATATTGCCATCTGTTAGCTCCTGTACCTTTAAGTCCGACTCCCGGGCTGTCCCGTACAAAGGACCAGAACCTAAAAAAATAGCCCGGGTAAAGTCTAAAGAAGCTACCTCCTGAAGCTTAGTGGTATACTTTTTTAAAATATTCTTGCCGTATTCCGCTAGCTTTTGTACTTGATATTTAAGATCATCTATAAAAGAAAGGCGAGAAATTAATAGTCCGGCCAATAACATAGAAGAGAAACTTCCGGTCATGGCTAAACTTAGATCATTGGCTTCGGGAGGTAAAAGAAACACCGCCGTTTGATTTTGACTTTTATTCGTTACCAAATCACCAGATGGATTGCAGGTAATTATCAAATGGTAAATTTTGCGGCAAATTTTATCGGCTAAAACAACAACTGCCTTGCTTTCTGGGCTATTGCCCGATCTAGCGAAAGATATTAGTAAGGTGGGTACATCTTGCTGGAAGTATCCTTCCGGATGAGAAACCAGATCGGTGGAGGCGATAGCACGCGTTCTTTTTCCGGAATTCCGTTGAAAAGGTCCTTCCAGTACAGTGCCGATAAAAGCGGAAGTACCGGCACCCGTTAAAATTACCTCTAAATCAGGGTGAGCATAAGCTTCTTCCAGAAAGCTCTCCAAATAATATCGCTTTTGGGCAACCAAATTCCAAGTATCTAACCAAAGTGTTGGTTGCTCTGAAATTTCCTTAGCTGTAAAAATGGCTCCTTGGTCTTCTAGTTCCGCCAAACTGTAATTCAGATACTCCTTTGTTTCCTTTGGTTCGGCTACGCCCGTAATCTTAATCATAAAAAATGTGTTTCATTTCCGTTCGATGTAAACATACATATTTATTATTTCCTTGTCAAATACTATTTAAATATTTTTATTATCTTTCGAAATCTTTTATCAAAGTTATTTTATCTTTTCAACATTACATGTACAAAGCCACTCGCTCATACTTAGAAAAGAATTATTAAAAGTTTTAGATAGCTAACCAAAGTTTTATTTGTATTTAAATTTCGAAAAAGGAATATTGCGAAGTATACTATCTTTCGTAAACCTTGTAATAAATAGAATAATGTTAGAGTTAGATAAAAAATCAACGGTAAAGCGCCGAGCTTTTATTTTAGAGAAGTTGGAAACCGATGGGC
This region includes:
- a CDS encoding amidohydrolase family protein; this encodes MKNLLKSIQLSVLLCSLSFFLQNCSQGKSEKASANNNAVASNATEEFYGPEDFAKIKKFNSHVHIKLYDTIFINQAAKDNFRFLNINVASPSSPPVAQQQEVALRLVKDKPNDILYATTFSLEGFNQPDWQQKTLAYLKDSFAKGAIAVKVWKNIGLELKDANGKFVMIDDPKFDPIIDLIEKSNITLIGHLAEPRNAWLPVDKMTVAGDKKYFSEHPQYHMYLHPEYPSHEEIIRARDHMLEKHPNVRFVGAHLASLEWDVNELAKRLDKYPNMAVDLAERISHFQYQAVTDWQKVHDFFIKYQDRLIYATDEGVTGAKSPEQVSIDAHANWLRHWKFFTSGEKMKTPKVEKEFNGLHLPREVVDKIYLHNAEKWFPSIKQAS
- a CDS encoding Gfo/Idh/MocA family oxidoreductase is translated as MKNNRRDFLKFTGLAGAGLLTGCSPKEIKVSSAASTISKKERKQVFNMTGYAAPGMETVRLGFIGLGSRGPGHLNNASLLGGVEIKALCDLRPESITAAQKRMKGLGHKPEIYTSGAEEWKKVCDRKDIDVIYIATPWHLHTPMALYAMEQGKHVCVEIPAATTLEECWQLVETSERTRKHCVMLENNCYDFFELMTLNMVRQGFFGEIIHGECAYIHDLFDMNFSKTQYQDMWRLKQNANRNGNLYPTHGLGPICQIMNVNRGDKMDYLVSMSSNDFMMGPKAKELAATDDFFKPYANKTFRGNMNTTTIRTNSGRTIMLQHDVTSPRVYSRIHLVSGTKASALKFPLPGRIATGHQDWLPEAEVKALEEKYQPAIVKKVGELAKQVGGHGGKDFLMNWRIIDCFRNGLPMDMDVYDGVLWSSMAPLSEFSVANRSNSVDVPDFTAGSWKTNSPVDISMVKGGNTEIKL
- a CDS encoding class II fructose-bisphosphate aldolase: MPSNMTLQERLQRMQAKKASLLATNFYNYETLKGILEAASSMQQPIILQLTKSSIDYMTLPVAVKMARSALQEHRVEGWLHLDHSDSYDLVAQCLDAGFDSVMIDASEKPIQENIALTQRVVALAQKYGANVEAELGYVAKLGQSKEKMGFTEPDEAHSFVQETGIDALAVAIGSAHGFYTEEPQLDLERLSQIHAVTDAALVLHGGSGIAGNMLQEAIQRGICKINLATEIKNIFMYQLKADLLKSDEIDLRKVFPPAIQAVTNLVKEKLEIVKNELVSQ
- a CDS encoding carbohydrate kinase family protein gives rise to the protein MKDIDVIVVGELNVDLVLNQMHSFPEIGKEKLAHQMTLTLGSSSAIFASNLSSLGAKVSFIGKIGQDQFGKVVLQSLQNKGVDTSLILQSPALNTGLTVVLNFDEDRAMVTHPGAMDELRLTDISPEHLARARHLHFSSYFLQPGLKNGLPTLFQLAKSLGLTTSFDTQWDPQEKWDLNLTELLPLVDVFLPNEKELLRLTQTNTLSEALATLPKNAHLVLVKMGNKGSVSWCQGKVLPMESFLNKEVVDAIGAGDSFNAGFIYKYIQGSSLEECQRFGNLTGAISTTESGGTTAFTDYNKIKRIAQEKFGYAL
- a CDS encoding 1-phosphofructokinase family hexose kinase; translated protein: MILCLCPNPSIDMYAWLNTLQAGQANSITKEERFPGGKGVHVALAVAELEEQVMLLGFWGGPTGQWVKENCESKGIECYGPELKDWTRTCLILKSDTYFDDTELLGSGPTISSADFESFRNTFIQILPKADCITMSGSWPKGAPVDAYAQLVSLANKAGKKIFLDCAGEQLNQALIQKPFSVHINRREGQKLFEEESPEQIAFLLAKQCTYAAVTAGADGLYLVAGDELIHAQCPVEDVYSAVGSGDCLLAGLAVAFNRELDIQAVAQLAVACGAANCIRPELGLLYQSDVEILKKQVLINKSAKTSVTNSVS
- a CDS encoding SIS domain-containing protein; this encodes MIKITGVAEPKETKEYLNYSLAELEDQGAIFTAKEISEQPTLWLDTWNLVAQKRYYLESFLEEAYAHPDLEVILTGAGTSAFIGTVLEGPFQRNSGKRTRAIASTDLVSHPEGYFQQDVPTLLISFARSGNSPESKAVVVLADKICRKIYHLIITCNPSGDLVTNKSQNQTAVFLLPPEANDLSLAMTGSFSSMLLAGLLISRLSFIDDLKYQVQKLAEYGKNILKKYTTKLQEVASLDFTRAIFLGSGPLYGTARESDLKVQELTDGNIICKHDSFLGFRHGPKAVIDTHTLLVYLFSNREYVHQYEVDLINNINDGEKGLYRIGIIESAEKDSNLEVDLLIELSDGADKIEEELLAVCSVMPAQMLGFFKALHLKLKPDSPSVSDTITRVVQGVTIYSFDLPAMANASSNTKAAKIIS